One Synechococcus sp. Nb3U1 genomic window, CAGAATATTCTGGGGGTTACCGCTCAGGGTAGCGACAGAGCCCAGGTTTGTAGCCGCCGCCAGCGCCAACAAGTAAGGGATCGGGTTTAACCCCAGCACCGTCGTCACCTGCAAGGTTAGGGGAGTGAACACCAGCGCCAGGGTGTCATTGAGCAGAAAAGCCGAGAGCAACCCGCTGCCCAACACCAGCATGATCAGCAGGCCAAAGGGGCTACGGCTGGCGCGAATCAGGCCCACCAGAGCCACCTGAAACGCACCCCCATAAGATAGGCTGGCATTCACCACCATCATGCTCAGTAAAAACACGATCGTGGTCGGATCGATCGCCCCCCATGCCTGCGGCAACGACAAAGCCCCCAAGCCGATCAATAGAGCCGATCCCACTAGAGCAATCGTGGCCCGGTTCATGCGCAATCTGGGCAGGGATCCTAGGCCCAGCCCGATATAGCTCAGGCCAAGCACCAGCCACGACAACTCTTCCACCCCTAGCCTCTCATGCACTGATAAAACACAAAACTTAGCTCAAAAAAGAACCAGCGTTGACTAACAGACCCACGGGTCGGCAGACTCCTCAAGTCGATTTACGTGCGGTGCTCAACGCGATTTTCTACCGTGCCGGCAACGGTATCCAATGGCGAGCTACAGCAGCAGATTCAGGTTAATCCCTCGCTCGATAAGTTTTTTGCCTGGCTCAAGGGCCTGCATGAAGTTGGAAAAAGGCTGTATGCCGATTTCCCCCGTGGTAAACAGTCTCTAAAGGTATTCTTTGTCTTGTAAGCATCGCATCACCTGATGGACACCTTCGGAGATGCTGTGTTCGGCAGTTTTGCAGATCACTTCCGGGGAGTCTGGTGGCTCATAAGGATCATCAATGCCGGTAAAGTTCTGGATCAATCCGGCTCGTGCTTTTTGGTAAAGTCCTTTCACATCCCGGCTTTCGCATACCGCCAGCGGTGCATCTACAAACACTTCAATAAAGTTGCCGATGTGTTGACGAACTTCCTGCCGTACCACTCGATAAGGGGAAATGGCCGACACCAGCACAATCACCCCCTGCCGGGTCAAAAGCCCTGCCACAAAGCCTATGCGGCGAATGTTCTCATCCCGATCCGCTTTGCTAAAGCCCAACCCCTTGGTGAGGTGTTGCCGCACTACATCTCCGTCTAATACCTCCACCGGCAGCCCCCAAGCGCGCAATTGTTGGGCCACGCCTTGGCTCAGGGTGGTTTTGCCCGCTCCGCTCAGCCCTGTAAACCAAACCGTTACCCCCCGCCGCGACATCCGTTGGCTCCCTTACCTTTGAGTCTCGTCAGGATATCATCCCGAAAAGCACGGTGATACACTCGAAGGATTGTGCATCCTACCCACCTTTCAGCTCTCCTTAGCTATGTCACCCCTGTCTTCTACCCTTGTTGAGGCCACCACGGGATCCCCGACAACCGCTGCTCTGTTTGCCGACCATGTGATGTCCACCTACGGGCGCTATCCCCTGACGTTGGTGCGCGGGCAGGGATGTCGCGTTTGGGATGAACAGGGGCGTGAGTATCTGGATTTTGTGGCTGGCATCGCCACCTGCACCTTGGGCCATGCTCACCCGGTTTGGATTCAGGCCCTTACAGAACAAGCGCAACGACTGCACCACATTTCCAACCTCTACTACAACCCTCCGCAGGCGCAACTGGCCCAGTGGCTGACCCAACATTCTTGTGCCGACAAGGTGTTTTTTTGCAATTCTGGGGCGGAGGCCAATGAAGGGGCGCTCAAACTGGCTCGCAAGTATGCCCATACGGTGCGCGGGATCTCAGATCCGGTGATTCTCACCGCTCATGCCAGCTTTCATGGCCGCACCCTAGCCACCGTCACCGCCACTGGCCAGCCCAAATACCAAAAAGACTTTGCTCCCCTTGTCCCCGGCTTTGCCTACATTCCCTACAACGACATTGAGGGTACCGAAGCGGTTTTGAACCAATTTGGCGAGCGAGTCTGCGCCGTGTTGCTGGAGCCGTTGCAAGGAGAAGGGGGGGTTTTACCAGGGGATCCCGCCTATTTTCAATGGTTGCGCCAGGTGTGTACCCAACGGGGCATTTTGCTGATTTTGGATGAGGTGCAGGTGGGCATGGGCCGTACCGGTAGGCTCTGGGGCCACTGCCATTTGGGGGTAGAGCCGGATGTGTTTACCTTGGCGAAAGGTTTGGCGGGCGGCATCCCAATTGGGGCTTTGTTGGCGAAGGACTTTTGTGCCGTATTTCAGCCGGGGGATCATGCCAGTACCTTTGGAGGTAACCCCTTGGCCTGTGCGGTGGGCTTGGCGGTCTGTCGCACCTTGATGCTGGAAAGTTTGGTTTGGAATGCTCAGCAAACAGGGGCCTATTTGCGCCAAGGCTTATCTCGACTGGCGGAACGATTCCCCGAGCTGATCCAGCAGGTACGGGGTTGGGGCCTGATCCAGGGGTTGATGGTGCGGATCCCGGCAGCTGACGTGGTGAAGGCAGCGATGGATTCGGGGCTGTTGTTGGTGCCGGCAGGATCTCAGGTGGTGCGATTTGTGCCGCCTCTGATTGTCACTCCGGCGGAGATCGACCAGGCGTTGGCTTTGCTGGGATCCGCCCTAGAAGGGTTGGCTGCTTCCCATTCAGGTGCAGGAACCTAGCTTTGAGAGGGTTGTTCCCAGGCTTGTTGCAAAAACTCCTGCAACAACTGGCGGGCCGGCTGTTCAGAGCCCTGCGGATCCCTGGCCTGTTCCATCAGGGGCAAAATGTCTTCTGCATAGGCTGGCACAAACCCGGCGGCGGGCCAGAGCAGATCGGAGGTCGAGCGTAGATTCCACACCTGGGATCCCTGTTTGAGCGAGAGAGGCCGTACCCAGAGCATGACTGGGGATCCCGATTGAGTGCCGGAGTTTGACTCAAGATTGTGGGGAGAAGCCTGAATTAGCTCCACGTATAGGGTAGCTTGCCGTCCCTGCAAGGTGAGGATGGGGCGGGGCGGCGACGTGGGGTTCACTTCCACTGGAACAGGCAAAGGGCGACCCTCCAAATGGAGAACGGAATCAACATCATCACCGGAACCACATTTGGCAGGCAGAGAGGGCAACAAGGTCATGCAAAAGCTCGGCAACGTTTACGCAGACTGTTTTTCATCCTAACGGAAGAGATTTTCTGTCTTCTTGCACAGGTGGGTTACCAGGGATCCCCTGCAGTGGGATCCGGCCTGTCCAGGCCCGCGATTCAGGAGCTGGCTCCGTTTGGCGGCGACGATCGATAGGGATCTCTCACTGCTTAACATAAGCACATTCTTCTTGAGATCTGCGCTATTGCGCAGCTTTTTCCGTAAATATTGCTTTCCATTTATTTACAGAGCTTCATATAATCAGGATGCTGAGCATAAGTATTTATTCCTGGTCATGAGCAATCCCCTTGAGTTTCCGTGGCTAACGACGCTAGTGCTCTTGCCGCTGCTAGCAGCCTTTGGGATCCCGTTGATCCCCCAGAGTCGTTGGGTTCGTTGGTATGCCCTCGCCGTGGGGGTTCTGGATTTGGGCCTGATGATCTACGCCTTTGGGCGGCACTACGATCTCCAGAATTTCTCTTTGCAGTTGGCGGAGCGCTACGCCTGGGTGCCTCAAATCGGCTTCGACTGGTCGCTGGCGGTGGATGGGCTTTCTTTGCCTTTGGTGCTGCTGTCGGGGTTGATCACCACCCTCTCGGTTGTGGCCGCTTGGAATGTGACCAATAAGCCACGCCTGTTTTTCTTTCTGCTGCTGTTGATGTATAGCGCCCAGGTGGGGGTGTTTCTGGCGCAGGATATGCTCCTTTTCTTCTTGATGTGGGAGATCGAGCTGGTGCCAGTTTATCTGCTCATCTCTATTTGGGGCGGGCCGAAACGGCAATATGCGGCCACTAAGTTCATCCTCTACACGGCGGCTGCCTCTATCTTTATTTTGGTGGGATCCCTGGCGATGGCCTTCTACGGGGAGGGCTTCAGCTTGGATATGGCCGAGCTAAGCACCAAGTCTTATCCGATTGCCTTGGAATTGTTCGTGTATGCCGGTTTGCTCATCGCTTTCGGGGTGAAGCTGCCGATCTTCCCAATGCATACTTGGCTGCCGGATGCCCACAGTGAAGCTTCTGCTCCAATTTCCATGATCCTGGCTGGGGTACTACTCAAG contains:
- the cysC gene encoding adenylyl-sulfate kinase, with the protein product MSRRGVTVWFTGLSGAGKTTLSQGVAQQLRAWGLPVEVLDGDVVRQHLTKGLGFSKADRDENIRRIGFVAGLLTRQGVIVLVSAISPYRVVRQEVRQHIGNFIEVFVDAPLAVCESRDVKGLYQKARAGLIQNFTGIDDPYEPPDSPEVICKTAEHSISEGVHQVMRCLQDKEYL
- a CDS encoding aspartate aminotransferase family protein yields the protein MSTYGRYPLTLVRGQGCRVWDEQGREYLDFVAGIATCTLGHAHPVWIQALTEQAQRLHHISNLYYNPPQAQLAQWLTQHSCADKVFFCNSGAEANEGALKLARKYAHTVRGISDPVILTAHASFHGRTLATVTATGQPKYQKDFAPLVPGFAYIPYNDIEGTEAVLNQFGERVCAVLLEPLQGEGGVLPGDPAYFQWLRQVCTQRGILLILDEVQVGMGRTGRLWGHCHLGVEPDVFTLAKGLAGGIPIGALLAKDFCAVFQPGDHASTFGGNPLACAVGLAVCRTLMLESLVWNAQQTGAYLRQGLSRLAERFPELIQQVRGWGLIQGLMVRIPAADVVKAAMDSGLLLVPAGSQVVRFVPPLIVTPAEIDQALALLGSALEGLAASHSGAGT